From a single Arachis hypogaea cultivar Tifrunner chromosome 3, arahy.Tifrunner.gnm2.J5K5, whole genome shotgun sequence genomic region:
- the LOC112789854 gene encoding uncharacterized protein isoform X1 — protein METNFSSVTQGKKMRKKKQQSVAEADAVQDLDSVIHDHTLFFDKLIELIPAKFYLPTDDKDKPWFQGLSKAKKAEAKRETKENIKKSRRERLDPENPPATTLDLLKQNLGKEKANESSDEEDGEAKPIALEGDNRSVTYEELRQRLHRKLEEFRSSRENSGRSKKREERNAKRGFEDRKRKRGSENEENKVAKKESTEKVKKDAAETSKELVFGHIKLTDGEMQGKKKRKLSRHKELERAKKLEEAKNDPEKGEAVAKKQSWKAALDRASGIKVHDDPKLLEKSIRKEKKKQQKNAEKWKERIQTRDQLKAEKQQKRSDNISERIHQKKMRKIAKREKKLLRPGFEGRKEGFITEGSS, from the coding sequence ATGGAAACTAATTTCAGTTCCGTTACCCAGgggaagaagatgaggaagaagaagcaacaaTCTGTTGCAGAGGCTGATGCAGTTCAAGATTTAGACTCTGTGATTCATGACCATACTCTTTTCTTTGACAAGTTGATTGAACTCATCCCTGCCAAGTTTTACCTTCCAACCGACGATAAGGATAAGCCGTGGTTTCAGGGTCTCAGCAAGGCTAAGAAAGCTGAGGCGAAGAGGGAAACTAAGGAGAATATTAAGAAGTCTCGAAGGGAACGGTTGGATCCTGAAAATCCCCCTGCCACTACTCTTGACTTGTTGAAGCAGAACTTGGGTAAGGAGAAGGCAAATGAGAGTAGCGATGAGGAGGACGGTGAGGCTAAGCCCATTGCCCTTGAAGGGGACAATCGGTCTGTGACTTATGAAGAGCTTCGGCAAAGGCTTCATCGTAAGCTTGAGGAGTTTCGTTCAAGTCGCGAGAATTCGGGAAGGTCAAAGAAGAGGGAGGAAAGAAATGCGAAGAGAGGGTTTGAGGACAGGAAACGCAAGAGGGGTagtgaaaatgaagaaaataaagttGCAAAGAAAGAGTCTACAgagaaagtgaagaaggatgctGCCGAGACCTCGAAAGAGCTTGTGTTTGGTCATATCAAACTTACAGATGGTGAAATGCAAGGTAAGAAGAAAAGGAAACTTTCGAGGCATAAGGAACTTGAAAGGGCAAAGAAGTTGGAGGAAGCGAAGAATGATCCCGAGAAAGGTGAGGCTGTTGCAAAGAAGCAATCGTGGAAAGCAGCATTGGATAGAGCATCGGGGATTAAGGTTCATGATGATCCCAAGCTGTTAGAAAAAAGCATTCgtaaagagaagaagaagcaacagaagaATGCAGAGAAATGGAAAGAGAGAATTCAAACAAGGGACCAGTTGAAGGCAGAGAAGCAGCAAAAGAGATCAGATAATATTTCTGAGAGGATTCATCAGAAGAAGATGCGTAAAATcgcaaagagagagaaaaagctttTGCGGCCTGGCTTTGAAGGTCGCAAGGAAGGTTTTATCACTGAAGGTTCCAGTTAA
- the LOC112789854 gene encoding uncharacterized protein isoform X2 — translation MRKKKQQSVAEADAVQDLDSVIHDHTLFFDKLIELIPAKFYLPTDDKDKPWFQGLSKAKKAEAKRETKENIKKSRRERLDPENPPATTLDLLKQNLGKEKANESSDEEDGEAKPIALEGDNRSVTYEELRQRLHRKLEEFRSSRENSGRSKKREERNAKRGFEDRKRKRGSENEENKVAKKESTEKVKKDAAETSKELVFGHIKLTDGEMQGKKKRKLSRHKELERAKKLEEAKNDPEKGEAVAKKQSWKAALDRASGIKVHDDPKLLEKSIRKEKKKQQKNAEKWKERIQTRDQLKAEKQQKRSDNISERIHQKKMRKIAKREKKLLRPGFEGRKEGFITEGSS, via the coding sequence atgaggaagaagaagcaacaaTCTGTTGCAGAGGCTGATGCAGTTCAAGATTTAGACTCTGTGATTCATGACCATACTCTTTTCTTTGACAAGTTGATTGAACTCATCCCTGCCAAGTTTTACCTTCCAACCGACGATAAGGATAAGCCGTGGTTTCAGGGTCTCAGCAAGGCTAAGAAAGCTGAGGCGAAGAGGGAAACTAAGGAGAATATTAAGAAGTCTCGAAGGGAACGGTTGGATCCTGAAAATCCCCCTGCCACTACTCTTGACTTGTTGAAGCAGAACTTGGGTAAGGAGAAGGCAAATGAGAGTAGCGATGAGGAGGACGGTGAGGCTAAGCCCATTGCCCTTGAAGGGGACAATCGGTCTGTGACTTATGAAGAGCTTCGGCAAAGGCTTCATCGTAAGCTTGAGGAGTTTCGTTCAAGTCGCGAGAATTCGGGAAGGTCAAAGAAGAGGGAGGAAAGAAATGCGAAGAGAGGGTTTGAGGACAGGAAACGCAAGAGGGGTagtgaaaatgaagaaaataaagttGCAAAGAAAGAGTCTACAgagaaagtgaagaaggatgctGCCGAGACCTCGAAAGAGCTTGTGTTTGGTCATATCAAACTTACAGATGGTGAAATGCAAGGTAAGAAGAAAAGGAAACTTTCGAGGCATAAGGAACTTGAAAGGGCAAAGAAGTTGGAGGAAGCGAAGAATGATCCCGAGAAAGGTGAGGCTGTTGCAAAGAAGCAATCGTGGAAAGCAGCATTGGATAGAGCATCGGGGATTAAGGTTCATGATGATCCCAAGCTGTTAGAAAAAAGCATTCgtaaagagaagaagaagcaacagaagaATGCAGAGAAATGGAAAGAGAGAATTCAAACAAGGGACCAGTTGAAGGCAGAGAAGCAGCAAAAGAGATCAGATAATATTTCTGAGAGGATTCATCAGAAGAAGATGCGTAAAATcgcaaagagagagaaaaagctttTGCGGCCTGGCTTTGAAGGTCGCAAGGAAGGTTTTATCACTGAAGGTTCCAGTTAA